Proteins from a genomic interval of Rhizoctonia solani chromosome 12, complete sequence:
- a CDS encoding COP9 signalosome complex subunit 2, which produces MDDDDMDYLDGGDEDDFEYSGEESDQGADADVRTTLKEDDPSDALKALRKIIDAEKDKKEYTDWGFKALKQSTKISFQILAKPDDALETYTELLGYTRSAVTRNYSEKTINGILDYVGGQKPLKKGQKKANPVVPVETLEKFYEVTKSVLIETNERLSTKINLKLAKLWLDRKEYTRLLHVISELHRSASSTSSTSAGDDTSDQSRGTLLLEIYALEIQMYNETKNWKKLKEIYNNRARIMGVIKECGGKMWMGEKQWARASTDFFESFRNYDESGAPSGSNKRPNREPQHSSPGLGTIRPPITAMTDLVGAPTKRSARGGTYPPRQVPTPFRRYSDLPATTDHRDTIMDDPFIASYIGDLLRSLRTSYLIDLIKPYTRLELGFLAKPKREQQLNVEKHEVEELLIGLILEGKVEGKIDQVAQRLEITKTQPLARRRYAALDKWTGALENLNGAISGKVISGAGDARGEFERMGALMM; this is translated from the exons ATGGATGATGATG ATATGGACTATCTCGACGGAGGCGACGAGGACGACTTTGAGTATTCCGGAGAAGAGTCGGACCAGGGTGCCGATGCCGACGTGAGAACCA CACTCAAGGAAGACGATCCCTCGGATGCGCTCAAGGCTCTCCGCAAGATCATCGACGCCGAAAAGGACAAGAAGGAATACACCGACTGGGGCTTCAAGGCCCTCAAGCAATCCACCAAGATATCCTTCCAGATCCTCGCCAAGCCCGACGACGCCCTCGAGACCTATACCGAGCTGCTCGGATACACCCGCTCCGCCGTCACCCGCAACTACTCGGAAAAGACCATCAACGGTATATTGGACTATGTCGGTGGCCAGAAACCACTCAAAAAGGGCCAGAAAAAGGCAAACCCCGTCGTTCCTGTCGAGACACTCGAAAAGTTCTACGAAGTCACCAAGAGTGTGTTGATCGAGACCAACGAG CGTCTGTCCACCAAGATCAACCTCAAACTCGCCAAACTCTGGCTCGACAGGAAAGAATACACCCGTCTTTTGCACGTCATTTCCGAACTCCACCGTTCCGCCTCGTCCACATCCTCCACCTCGGCCGGCGACGACACATCCGACCAGTCCCGCGGTACCCTCCTCCTCGAAATCTACGCCTTGGAGATCCAAATGTACAACGAGACCAAAAACTGgaagaagctcaaggagaTATATAACAATCGAGCGAG GATCATGGGCGTGATTAAAGAGTGTGGCGGCAAGATGTGGATGGGCGAGA AACAGTGGGCCCGCGCATCGACCGACTTTTTCGAGTCGTTTAGGAACTATGACGAGTCGGGTGCTCCCAGCGGATCCAA CAAGAGGCCAAACCGTGAGCCTCAACACTCGAGTCCGGGACTAGGTACAATCCGACCCCCAATCACAGCCATGACCGATCTCGTCGGTGCACCAACGAAGAGAAGTGCACGAGGCGGAACGTATCCTCCGAGGCAAGTCCCCACTCCTTTTCGCCGCTACTCTGATTTACCCGCCACCACAGACCACAGAGACACCATCATGGACGACCCCTTTATCGCATCTTACATCGGCGACCTCTTGCGCAGTCTCAGAACGTCCTACCTCATCGACCTCATCAAACCCTACACGCGTCTCGAACTCGGGTTCCTGGCCAAG CCCAAACGTGAACAGCAACTCAACGTCGAGAAACATGAAGTCGAGGAACTCCTCATCGGACTCATCCTCGAAGGCAAAGTAGAAGGAAAGATCGATCAGGTGGCTCAGAGGCTGGAGATTACCAAGAC ACAACCGCTCGCCCGTCGGCGGTACGCAGCACTTGACAAGTGGACTGGCGCACTCGAAAATCTCAACGGTGCCATTTCCGGTAAAGTCATCAGCGGCGCCGGGGACGCGCGCGGAGAGTTTGAACGTATGGGCGCGTTGATGATGTAG